In Mesorhizobium sp. J428, the genomic window GCACGGCGACAATCCGTTCGCCCCACTTCTCGTCGGGCAGGCCGATCACCGCGCAATCCTGCACCGCCTCATGCGCCTGCAGCGCCTGCTCGACCTCGACCGAGTAGACGTTGAAGCCGCCGGTGATGATCATGTCCTTGGCCCGGTCGACGATGTAGAGGAAGTTGTCCTCGTCCAGGTAGCCGATGTCGCCGGTGTGATGCCAGCCATACGCCGACGCCTCAGCGGTCGCCTCCGGGTTCTTGTAGTAACCCGCCATAACGAGCGATCCCCGGACGACGATCTCGCCGCGCTCGCCCTGCGGCAGCAGTTCGCCCTCGGAGTTCATGATGCCGACGCTGACGAGTGGCGCGACCCGGCCGGCCGAGGACAGGCGCGCGGTGGCGACCGAGCCGTCCGGCGCGTAATGGTCCGCCGGCCGCATCATCGAGATCATCATAGGCGCCTCTGTCTGGCCGAACAGCTGCGCCATCGGCCCGATGCGCCTCAGCGCCTCCTCCAGCCTGACGGCCGAGATCGGCGCAGCACCATACCAGAAGCATTGCAGCGAACTGAGGTCCGCCGCGTCCAGCCCTGCATGGTCGAGCAGCATGTAGATCACCGTCGGCGGCAGGAATGTGTGCGTGACCCGGTAGTGCTCGATCAGCCGCAGGAACTCGCCGATGTCGGGATGGTGCATGATGACGATCCGGCCACCGAGCGCCATGATCGGAAAGCACAGCACGCCGGCGGCATGCGTCAGCGGCGCGAGTGCGAGATAGGTCGGCCGCCCCTCGAAGGGGTATCCCATCAAGGTCAGCGCGGTCATCGTCTCGATGTTGCGCCCGGTCAGCATCACACCCTTCGGCTTGCCCGTCGTGCCGCCGGTTCCCGGGATCATGGCGAGATCGTCCGGCGGCGCGCGCTCGAAGACGCGACCGTCGATGCCCTCCAGCCAGGTGTCGAAGGACTCCGCGAAAGGCAGTTCCCTGTCGAGGCAGACCAGCACTCTGAGCTTGGGCAGGTTCGCGCGGATACGCTCGACCATCCCGGCGAAGCTGGAGTTGAACAGCAGCAGGCCGCAATCGAAATTGTCGAGGATGAACTGGTTCTCGGCCGCCTCGTTGCGCGGATTGATCGGGCACCAGACCGCGCCCGCGCGTGAGATGCCGAAGACGCAGGAGAAGGCGACTGGATCGTTGCCGGACAGGATCGCGACCTTGTCGCCGGGCGCGATGCCGGAACGGGCGAGGCCCGCCGCGATCCTGTAGCTCAGTGTCTGCACGTCGGCATAGCTGAGATCCGCATCGTCCATCGTCAGGCATGGGCGGCCGGCGCCGAGGGAGGCGCCCTTGTCAAGGTAATCGACCAGTCGCATCGCGTTGCTCCCGTAAGGTGGCCGGGCAGCGGCAAGCCGCCGCCCGCTCAGGTCAAGTGTGGACCGTCAGGATCGGATTCATCACCAGGCCGAAGCTGCGCAGCTGCCCGAGCAACTCGCGATGACCGAAAGCCTGGCAGGCCGAGGCAAAGCCGACGCGCTTCGGCGGCTGCTGCAAAAGCGAGAAGGCGGCATAGGCCTGCAGCATACCGGTCTGCTTGTAGTTGCAGTTGCCGTGGATGACGCAGTGCGCCCGCCCGAGCGGCCCCGACGCGTAGACGGAATCGATCGAGGTGTTGATGCGCGGGTTCTCGCGCGGCGGCATCGTCGCCTGCAGGCTCGCGGCGATGTCGCCGAGCGCCTTCTCCTGCTGGTCAGGCGGCAGCGGCTTGATCTGCTCCTTGACCATCTGCGTGGTCTGGACGACGCCCTCCATCACGGGCCTCGCCAGCACACCGCCCATGACGCGGCAGTTGGAGACGCGCGGGTCGCTCTTGAACCAGACCGGATGCGCGGTGCCGCCCCACGGCACCGCAATCGCGGTCTCGTGCTGGCCCGGCACCGCGACGTCAGCGCGTGCGGTCACGTCCCACTCGACGAACTTGTTCTGCTCCAGATAATACCAGTTCGCCTTGAGGATGGTGAAGATCGTCTGGGTCGAGGCGTAGGTCGGAAAACCCTTCCAGAACACCAGGATGTCAAGCGTGTCGAGCCCGGGTGTCTCCAGGCAGATGTTCGCTGCGATCTCGCCGGTCGTGTACATCTGGGCGTTGTTGGGCGCGAGCAGCAGGCCCTTCTTGGCGAACGCCTCGCCCCAGGTCTTCTGGCAATGCAGCACCCAGTCCTGTTCGCCGGTCGTGTCGGTGTAATGGCAGCCGGCCGCCAGCGCCGCCTCGACCACTTCCGAACCGTATTTGATGAAAGGTCCGACCATGTTCGACACGACCCTGCTACCCTTGAACAGCTTGGTCAGCGCCTCGACCGTATGCTCCACCTCGACCACTTCGTAGTCGGCGGTCTCGATGCCCGGGATCTTGTCGACCACGGCCTGCACCTTGGCCTTGTCGCGCCCGGCGGCGATGAAGGGGATGTTGTATTCCCTGAGATATTCGCAGACCAGGCGTCCGGTGTAGCCGGAGACGCCGTAGACCACGACGGGTCGCTTGTCGCTCATCTGAAATCCTCCCTGTATTCTTGGATGATTGCCGTCACATGCCCATGCCGCCGTCGACCGGCAGGCCGGCGCCGGTGACGAAGCGCGAGGCGTCCGAGCACAGGAACACCGCGGCATCCGCGATGTCCGACACCTCGGCCAGCCGCGCCAGCGGCGTCTGCTCGACCACCATCGCCACGGCGGCGTTGATGTCGGCGGCAAGGCCGACCGAGACCATGTCGGCAGCGAGCTTCATGCCCATCTCGGTCGGCGCGAGGCCCGGATAGAGGCAGTTGACGCGCACCCCATAGCCGAGCTTTCCCGCCTCCATGGCCGCCACGCGGGTCATCCGGTCCACCGCCGACTTGGTGCCCGAGTAGCCGACGATGGCCGGGAAGGCGATCGTCGCGGCGACCGAGGCGATGTTGAGGACCGAGCCGCCCTTGCCGGCCGCACCGCCCGGCCGCATCGCGCGGAAGGCATGCTTCATGCCGAGCGCCACGCCGACAATGTTGACGTCGCACAT contains:
- a CDS encoding SDR family NAD(P)-dependent oxidoreductase, translated to MAEKNLTGRTALVTGGARGIGAAIAQALAAQGASVMIGDILADVGRETAATLAKSGVKSGFAQLDVTDEAQWEKAVAATVSELGGFDILVNNAGIEITSLVVDVKPEDLRRMCDVNIVGVALGMKHAFRAMRPGGAAGKGGSVLNIASVAATIAFPAIVGYSGTKSAVDRMTRVAAMEAGKLGYGVRVNCLYPGLAPTEMGMKLAADMVSVGLAADINAAVAMVVEQTPLARLAEVSDIADAAVFLCSDASRFVTGAGLPVDGGMGM
- a CDS encoding AMP-binding protein, encoding MRLVDYLDKGASLGAGRPCLTMDDADLSYADVQTLSYRIAAGLARSGIAPGDKVAILSGNDPVAFSCVFGISRAGAVWCPINPRNEAAENQFILDNFDCGLLLFNSSFAGMVERIRANLPKLRVLVCLDRELPFAESFDTWLEGIDGRVFERAPPDDLAMIPGTGGTTGKPKGVMLTGRNIETMTALTLMGYPFEGRPTYLALAPLTHAAGVLCFPIMALGGRIVIMHHPDIGEFLRLIEHYRVTHTFLPPTVIYMLLDHAGLDAADLSSLQCFWYGAAPISAVRLEEALRRIGPMAQLFGQTEAPMMISMMRPADHYAPDGSVATARLSSAGRVAPLVSVGIMNSEGELLPQGERGEIVVRGSLVMAGYYKNPEATAEASAYGWHHTGDIGYLDEDNFLYIVDRAKDMIITGGFNVYSVEVEQALQAHEAVQDCAVIGLPDEKWGERIVAVLQSRAGKAIDVAEVTDFVKRRIGSVKTPKQVEVWPDLPRSKVGKVLKSDIRAKLVEDAGG
- a CDS encoding DUF5938 domain-containing protein, whose translation is MSDKRPVVVYGVSGYTGRLVCEYLREYNIPFIAAGRDKAKVQAVVDKIPGIETADYEVVEVEHTVEALTKLFKGSRVVSNMVGPFIKYGSEVVEAALAAGCHYTDTTGEQDWVLHCQKTWGEAFAKKGLLLAPNNAQMYTTGEIAANICLETPGLDTLDILVFWKGFPTYASTQTIFTILKANWYYLEQNKFVEWDVTARADVAVPGQHETAIAVPWGGTAHPVWFKSDPRVSNCRVMGGVLARPVMEGVVQTTQMVKEQIKPLPPDQQEKALGDIAASLQATMPPRENPRINTSIDSVYASGPLGRAHCVIHGNCNYKQTGMLQAYAAFSLLQQPPKRVGFASACQAFGHRELLGQLRSFGLVMNPILTVHT